In one Aeromicrobium erythreum genomic region, the following are encoded:
- a CDS encoding MBL fold metallo-hydrolase has product MTSPIQVADGVHLATGTDVNWLLLQDGDALTVIDTGYPGDADRLDASVRALGREPGDVAAVLVTHAHVDHVGSIERWWQEHGVPVLVHEDELANVRGERHESATPLDVARRAWRPRTALWAARITRAGGTAHVTAPHAQTWTGEGPLDLPGRPVPVHTPGHTSGHTAFLLADAGVLVTGDAIVTAHATTSRRGPQQLPGFFAADPTLAARSLERFRDLDADTIAPGHGPVWQGRPTDAVDHALAPQR; this is encoded by the coding sequence ATGACGAGCCCGATCCAGGTCGCCGACGGCGTGCACCTCGCCACCGGGACCGACGTCAACTGGCTGCTCCTGCAGGACGGTGACGCGCTGACGGTCATCGACACCGGCTACCCCGGCGACGCCGACCGGCTCGACGCGTCGGTGCGGGCGCTCGGCCGCGAGCCCGGCGACGTCGCCGCCGTGCTCGTGACCCACGCCCACGTCGACCACGTCGGCAGCATCGAGCGGTGGTGGCAGGAGCACGGCGTGCCGGTGCTGGTGCACGAGGACGAGCTGGCGAACGTGCGCGGGGAGCGGCACGAGTCGGCCACCCCGCTCGACGTCGCCCGCCGGGCCTGGCGACCCCGCACGGCGCTGTGGGCCGCGCGCATCACGCGGGCCGGCGGCACGGCGCACGTGACCGCGCCGCACGCGCAGACGTGGACGGGCGAGGGTCCGCTCGACCTGCCCGGCCGGCCCGTCCCCGTCCACACCCCGGGCCACACGAGCGGGCACACGGCGTTCCTGCTGGCTGACGCCGGCGTGCTCGTGACGGGCGACGCGATCGTGACCGCCCACGCCACCACGTCGCGTCGAGGTCCGCAGCAGCTGCCCGGCTTCTTCGCCGCCGACCCCACGCTCGCCGCCCGCTCCCTCGAGCGGTTCCGCGACCTCGACGCCGACACGATCGCCCCCGGCCACGGACCGGTCTGGCAGGGGCGCCCCACCGACGCCGTCGACCACGCCCTCGCGCCCCAGCGGTAG
- a CDS encoding heterodisulfide reductase-related iron-sulfur binding cluster, producing MQLVAIIVSLAVTAITIPVTVIAVRRMTAVVRAGGPAPGRTNDPAARTVNMLKETFVHTRMLQWTWVGILHWFAYAAFLVLSSAVAQGFVQLFDPEFVWPLIGHFFLYEWFSEFIGLLGALAIIPLAIYRQVKHPRKLGRQSRFFGSRQGQAYFVEFMVFLESIAILFIRGAEYNLLQAEGSKYASGFHFPIAQFFGNLYPTGEENIETLKTIIVTIAMIKVVSAMIWLLVISTNLTMGVAWHRFLAWPNIWFKRESDGGTALGGLKPILVNGQPLDLEKMEDLEEEDFEKLGVGKVEDFSWKGLLDFTTCTECGRCQSQCPAWNTEKPLSPKLLMMGLREHAYAKIPALSVPEDERTEEQQKEVERPLIGDEEMYGVIDPDVLWSCTNCGACVQQCPVDIEHVDHIDDMRRFQVLVESNFPAELNNIFKGLERKGNPWGMNPKNRLDWTKGLDFEVKQVGVDVESLDEVEWLFWVGCAGAFEDRAKKTTQAVAELLHTAGVEFAILGDGETCTGDPARRAGNEIVFMQLAMENSEVLKETKAKKVVSTCAHCFNSLKNEYAEFGVELEVVHHTQLLNRLVREGKLKPVAPKAGAAASAEPEKTITYHDPCFLGRHNQVYEAPRELLSVIPGAKFAEMPRNSERSFCCGAGGARMWMEENLGSRINVNRTQEAVATGADQIAVGCPFCRVMLSDGLTAQQAAGEAREEVEVLDVAQMLLAAVKRPEEPTAEDDAAVVEEAEKATAAAAATEAEPDAKDEADPASISATDDAAPAADAHEDPQGTDEPAEAPKDDPAPASAEADVEVAAQHNIDVDEKGDAAGTGGDAGEAPGNEEVEASTAGASDDEPTPDPEPEPGDAVDPEVESVPEGGEESPAEADTPAPAEDEPVDGDAREEEADAAGAVEASAVESGATSDEAGAPTPDPEPEPGDAVDPEVESVPEGGEESPAEADTPAPAEDEPVDGDAREEEADAAGVDDAATEPTAQASTPEESAAPSEVVAVEDAPNPDPESDDVAPLSDANPSGQGVTEAATELAKDDEEPKA from the coding sequence ATGCAGCTCGTCGCGATCATCGTCTCGCTGGCCGTTACGGCCATCACGATCCCCGTCACGGTCATCGCCGTGCGCCGCATGACCGCGGTCGTGCGCGCCGGTGGACCCGCACCCGGTCGCACCAACGACCCGGCCGCGCGCACGGTGAACATGCTGAAGGAGACGTTCGTCCACACCCGGATGCTCCAGTGGACCTGGGTCGGCATCCTCCACTGGTTCGCCTACGCGGCCTTCCTGGTGCTCAGCTCGGCCGTCGCCCAGGGCTTCGTCCAGCTGTTCGACCCCGAGTTCGTGTGGCCGCTCATCGGCCACTTCTTCCTCTACGAGTGGTTCAGCGAGTTCATCGGCCTGCTCGGCGCGCTCGCGATCATCCCGCTCGCGATCTACCGCCAGGTCAAGCACCCGCGCAAGCTCGGCCGGCAGAGCCGCTTCTTCGGCTCCCGCCAGGGCCAGGCGTACTTCGTCGAGTTCATGGTGTTCCTCGAGAGCATCGCGATCCTGTTCATCCGCGGCGCCGAGTACAACCTGCTCCAGGCCGAGGGCAGCAAGTACGCGAGCGGGTTCCACTTCCCGATCGCCCAGTTCTTCGGCAACCTCTACCCGACGGGTGAGGAGAACATCGAGACGCTGAAGACGATCATCGTCACCATCGCCATGATCAAGGTCGTCTCGGCCATGATCTGGCTGCTCGTCATCTCCACGAACCTGACGATGGGCGTCGCCTGGCACCGCTTCCTCGCGTGGCCGAACATCTGGTTCAAGCGCGAGTCCGACGGCGGCACGGCCCTCGGTGGTCTCAAGCCGATCCTCGTCAACGGGCAGCCGCTCGACCTGGAGAAGATGGAGGACCTCGAGGAGGAGGACTTCGAGAAGCTCGGCGTCGGCAAGGTCGAGGACTTCTCGTGGAAGGGTCTGCTCGACTTCACCACCTGCACCGAGTGCGGCCGCTGCCAGAGCCAGTGCCCCGCCTGGAACACCGAGAAGCCGCTCAGCCCCAAGCTGCTCATGATGGGCCTGCGCGAGCACGCCTACGCCAAGATCCCCGCGCTGTCGGTGCCGGAGGACGAGCGCACCGAGGAGCAGCAGAAGGAGGTCGAGCGTCCGCTCATCGGCGACGAGGAGATGTACGGCGTCATCGACCCCGACGTCCTGTGGTCGTGCACGAACTGTGGCGCCTGCGTGCAGCAGTGCCCCGTCGACATCGAGCACGTCGACCACATCGACGACATGCGCCGCTTCCAGGTGCTCGTCGAGAGCAACTTCCCGGCCGAGCTGAACAACATCTTCAAGGGCCTGGAGCGCAAGGGGAACCCGTGGGGCATGAACCCCAAGAACCGCCTCGACTGGACCAAGGGCCTCGACTTCGAGGTCAAGCAGGTCGGCGTCGACGTCGAGAGCCTCGACGAGGTCGAGTGGCTGTTCTGGGTGGGCTGCGCCGGTGCCTTCGAGGACCGTGCGAAGAAGACCACGCAGGCCGTGGCCGAGCTGCTGCACACCGCGGGCGTCGAGTTCGCGATCCTCGGTGACGGCGAGACCTGCACCGGTGACCCGGCGCGTCGCGCCGGCAACGAGATCGTCTTCATGCAGCTGGCCATGGAGAACTCCGAGGTGCTGAAGGAGACGAAGGCCAAGAAGGTCGTCTCGACCTGCGCGCACTGCTTCAACTCCCTCAAGAACGAGTACGCCGAGTTCGGCGTCGAGCTGGAGGTCGTCCACCACACGCAGCTGCTCAACCGCCTCGTGCGCGAGGGCAAGCTGAAGCCCGTCGCGCCGAAGGCGGGCGCTGCGGCGTCGGCCGAGCCGGAGAAGACGATCACCTACCACGACCCGTGCTTCCTCGGCCGCCACAACCAGGTGTACGAGGCGCCGCGCGAGCTGCTGAGCGTCATCCCCGGTGCGAAGTTCGCCGAGATGCCGCGCAACTCCGAGCGCTCCTTCTGCTGTGGCGCCGGTGGCGCGCGCATGTGGATGGAGGAGAACCTCGGCTCGCGGATCAACGTGAACCGCACCCAGGAGGCCGTGGCCACCGGCGCCGACCAGATCGCCGTGGGCTGCCCGTTCTGCCGGGTCATGCTGTCCGACGGCCTGACGGCCCAGCAGGCGGCCGGCGAGGCACGCGAGGAGGTCGAGGTGCTCGACGTCGCGCAGATGCTGCTCGCGGCCGTGAAGCGTCCTGAGGAGCCGACGGCCGAGGACGACGCCGCCGTGGTCGAGGAGGCCGAGAAGGCGACGGCTGCGGCTGCTGCCACCGAGGCCGAGCCCGACGCGAAGGACGAGGCCGACCCGGCGTCGATCAGCGCGACCGACGACGCCGCACCCGCTGCCGACGCCCACGAGGACCCGCAGGGCACCGACGAGCCGGCCGAGGCGCCGAAGGACGACCCCGCCCCGGCCTCCGCCGAGGCGGACGTCGAGGTGGCGGCGCAGCACAACATCGACGTCGACGAGAAGGGCGACGCCGCCGGTACCGGTGGCGACGCCGGCGAGGCGCCCGGCAACGAAGAGGTCGAGGCCTCCACCGCCGGCGCGTCCGACGACGAGCCCACGCCGGACCCGGAGCCCGAGCCGGGCGACGCCGTCGACCCCGAGGTCGAGTCGGTGCCCGAGGGCGGCGAGGAGTCGCCCGCCGAGGCCGACACCCCCGCGCCCGCCGAGGACGAGCCGGTCGACGGCGACGCCCGCGAGGAGGAGGCCGACGCGGCCGGTGCCGTCGAGGCCAGTGCCGTCGAGAGCGGGGCCACGTCGGACGAGGCCGGCGCCCCGACGCCGGACCCGGAGCCCGAGCCGGGCGACGCCGTCGACCCCGAGGTGGAGTCGGTGCCCGAGGGTGGCGAGGAGTCGCCCGCCGAGGCCGACACCCCCGCGCCCGCCGAGGACGAGCCGGTCGACGGCGACGCCCGCGAGGAGGAGGCCGACGCGGCCGGCGTCGACGACGCCGCCACCGAGCCGACGGCTCAGGCGTCGACGCCCGAGGAGTCCGCTGCGCCGTCGGAGGTCGTGGCGGTGGAGGATGCGCCGAACCCTGATCCCGAGTCCGACGACGTGGCGCCGCTGAGCGACGCGAACCCGTCGGGCCAGGGCGTCACGGAGGCGGCCACGGAGCTGGCGAAGGACGACGAGGAGCCGAAGGCCTGA